In Roseisolibacter agri, the following proteins share a genomic window:
- a CDS encoding Gfo/Idh/MocA family protein has translation MSAPTPDPMMTRRLRYGMVGGGPGAFIGAVHRRAASLDGLAELVAGAFSSDAARSRAQGAELGLDPRRVYASFEEMAAREAELPEGERIDFVAIVTPNHMHYANARAFVERGIHVVCDKPLTTTLEDAEALCRLVAERDVVFALTHPYAAYPLVKQARALVASGALGVVRKVIVEYSQGWLATAIEETGNRQADWRTDPARAGAGAIGDIGTHAEHLARYVTGLEIERLYADVSTFVPGRRIDDDANMLVHYRGGAKGILVCSQISVGEENRLALRVYGTDASLEWHQQTPNELLVRRADGPTERFTPGHAFLVPEARRGTRMPPGHPEGLLEAFANIYANVARVIMARRAGVAPDPLDLDFPTVQDGAAGVHFVHAALASGRTHAWVDAAYTPPTAGTGATR, from the coding sequence ATGAGCGCACCGACGCCCGATCCGATGATGACCCGCAGGTTGCGCTACGGCATGGTGGGCGGCGGCCCCGGCGCGTTCATCGGCGCCGTGCACCGCCGCGCCGCGTCGCTCGACGGGCTGGCCGAGCTGGTGGCGGGCGCGTTCTCGTCGGACGCGGCGCGGTCGCGCGCGCAGGGTGCGGAGCTGGGGCTCGACCCGCGGCGCGTGTACGCGAGCTTCGAGGAGATGGCCGCGCGCGAGGCCGAGCTGCCCGAGGGCGAGCGGATCGACTTCGTGGCGATCGTCACGCCGAACCACATGCACTACGCCAACGCGCGCGCGTTCGTGGAGCGCGGCATCCACGTGGTGTGCGACAAGCCGCTGACGACGACGCTCGAGGACGCGGAGGCGCTCTGCCGCCTGGTGGCGGAGCGCGACGTGGTGTTCGCGCTCACGCATCCGTACGCGGCGTACCCGCTCGTGAAGCAGGCGCGCGCCCTGGTCGCTTCGGGCGCACTCGGCGTCGTCCGCAAGGTGATCGTCGAGTACTCGCAGGGGTGGCTCGCGACCGCGATCGAGGAGACGGGCAACCGCCAGGCGGACTGGCGCACCGATCCGGCGCGGGCGGGCGCGGGCGCGATCGGCGACATCGGCACGCACGCCGAGCATCTCGCGCGCTACGTGACGGGGCTCGAGATCGAGCGGCTGTACGCGGACGTCAGCACCTTCGTGCCCGGCCGGCGCATCGACGACGACGCGAACATGCTCGTGCACTACCGCGGCGGCGCGAAGGGGATCCTCGTCTGCTCGCAGATCTCGGTGGGCGAGGAGAACCGGCTCGCGCTGCGCGTCTACGGCACCGACGCGTCGCTGGAGTGGCACCAGCAGACGCCGAACGAGCTGCTCGTGCGCCGCGCCGACGGTCCGACGGAGCGCTTCACGCCGGGGCACGCGTTCCTGGTGCCCGAGGCGCGGCGCGGCACGCGCATGCCGCCGGGGCATCCGGAGGGATTGCTGGAGGCGTTCGCCAACATCTACGCGAACGTCGCGCGGGTGATCATGGCGCGCCGCGCGGGCGTCGCGCCCGACCCGCTGGACCTCGACTTCCCCACCGTGCAGGACGGCGCCGCGGGCGTGCACTTCGTCCACGCCGCGCTGGCGAGCGGCCGCACGCACGCCTGGGTGGACGCCGCCTACACGCCGCCGACCGCAGGAACGGGAGCCACTCGATGA
- a CDS encoding sugar phosphate isomerase/epimerase family protein, producing the protein MTASTHTNATRPVTLFTGQWADLPLETLAAKARDWGYDGLELASWGDHFDVERALTEDGYCEERRALLARHGLQVWAISNHLVGQAVCDRVDERHRGILPPRVWGDGDPAGVQARAAEEMMRTAQAAARLGVQVVTGFTGSSIWPLLYSFPPVPDAMLDAGFRDFADRWHPILDAFDAAGVRFALEVHPTEIAFDIATAERALQALGRREAFGFNYDPSHLGYQGVDYVGFIDAFGDRIYHAHMKDVWWSDVPKRSGTFGGHLPFGHPDRAWDFRSIGRGRIDFEAVVRALNRAGYAGPLSVEWEDPGMEREFGAREACAHIRRVNFAPSRMAFDAAFARE; encoded by the coding sequence ATGACCGCGAGCACGCACACGAACGCCACGCGCCCCGTCACGCTGTTCACCGGCCAGTGGGCCGACCTGCCGCTGGAGACGCTGGCCGCGAAGGCGCGCGACTGGGGCTACGACGGGCTGGAGCTCGCGAGCTGGGGCGACCACTTCGACGTCGAGCGCGCGCTCACCGAGGACGGCTACTGTGAGGAGCGGCGCGCGCTGCTGGCGCGCCACGGGCTGCAGGTGTGGGCGATCAGCAACCACCTCGTCGGCCAGGCGGTGTGCGACCGCGTGGACGAGCGGCACCGCGGCATCCTCCCGCCGCGCGTGTGGGGCGACGGCGATCCGGCGGGCGTGCAGGCGCGCGCGGCCGAGGAGATGATGCGCACCGCGCAGGCGGCGGCGCGGCTGGGCGTGCAGGTGGTGACGGGCTTCACCGGCTCGTCGATCTGGCCGCTGCTCTACAGCTTCCCGCCGGTGCCCGACGCGATGCTCGACGCGGGCTTCCGCGACTTCGCGGACCGCTGGCACCCGATCCTCGACGCGTTCGACGCGGCGGGCGTGCGCTTCGCGCTCGAGGTGCACCCGACGGAGATCGCGTTCGACATCGCGACGGCGGAGCGCGCGCTGCAGGCGCTCGGGCGGCGCGAGGCGTTCGGCTTCAACTACGACCCGAGCCACCTCGGCTACCAGGGCGTGGACTACGTGGGCTTCATCGACGCGTTCGGCGACCGGATCTACCATGCGCACATGAAGGACGTGTGGTGGTCGGACGTGCCGAAGCGCTCGGGCACCTTCGGCGGGCACCTACCGTTCGGGCATCCGGACCGCGCGTGGGACTTCCGCTCGATCGGGCGCGGGCGGATCGACTTCGAGGCGGTGGTGCGGGCGCTCAACCGCGCCGGCTACGCGGGCCCGCTGTCGGTGGAGTGGGAGGACCCGGGGATGGAGCGGGAGTTCGGCGCGCGCGAGGCGTGCGCGCACATCCGACGGGTCAACTTCGCGCCGTCGCGGATGGCGTTCGACGCGGCGTTCGCGCGGGAGTGA
- a CDS encoding prolyl oligopeptidase family serine peptidase, with translation MPSSVRPRRAAAGALSLALLAASALGAQTPAPPPAATPAAPSAPRPARVSAEQVAQAEADARYVRPPAPIAEWFGRDASFAVLDAPAPGGRWFLVPRATQLSTLALMSRPTLRLAELEIRPATDRLWHLDTFGVRALQIYDLQARRFHDVALPAGTFVSDWTWSPDGARVAFLAHRPTGTEVWTADAATGRAQRVSDARVLATLGTSSHVDISPEVEQRPSRMLQWTPEGTLLTLVVPADRGAEPTQGRVPEGPRVRLSRPTATPTRTFSNLLGDTHDAALFERYTRAQLVELAPGRAPRRLGEPRMYESIALSADGKHVLARWVERPFSFLTSWRGFPGKTAVLDRAGAVVATLEKRALREGSSDGPGGGGQGGGGLRGLAWHPAGAGLVYLKRVTGGGDQVVLLRAPFDTAKGTVLAASEDPIAEVRLDSAGRRVFGTVTRTGRRALAYWDRTRGDSGAAPARRIIVGFAHPDSILTAPGDLWTERTPNGIAYALVSAAGEPYLQGDGLTRDFRPRPFVDRVSLADTTRARVFQGAADTWDRPLVALDADLKRMIVAREGRALFPDSYLWTPGGALENLTRNANPFPELANVRRTDFTFTRQDGLEIQGNIALPVGYRDGQKVPAIFWTYPREFTTPDGYRRAALRARNRNAFPHLTWLRWSELWLTQGYALVYPDIPIVGENYNDTYVSSMVDAMYGAMRAVERMGTVDMDRVGHGGHSYGAFATANLLAHTPFFKAGIAGDGAYNRSLTPTGFQAEPRSIWAASETYLEMSPYFKADQIRAPILLYHGGDDNNTGTWPLQSERFMHALTSLGKTAALYVYPYESHTPRSMENTLDLWARWIDWFDRYVKKSGGPATTATAGGGD, from the coding sequence ATGCCCTCGTCCGTCCGCCCGCGGCGCGCCGCCGCCGGCGCCCTGTCGCTCGCGCTGCTCGCCGCGTCCGCCCTCGGCGCGCAGACGCCCGCGCCTCCCCCGGCGGCCACTCCCGCGGCCCCCTCCGCGCCGCGCCCCGCGCGCGTCTCCGCCGAGCAGGTCGCGCAGGCCGAGGCGGACGCGCGCTACGTGCGCCCGCCGGCGCCCATCGCCGAGTGGTTCGGGCGCGACGCGAGCTTCGCCGTGCTCGACGCGCCGGCGCCGGGCGGGCGCTGGTTCCTGGTTCCGCGCGCGACGCAGCTCTCGACGCTCGCGCTCATGTCGCGCCCGACGCTGCGCCTCGCGGAGCTGGAGATCCGCCCCGCGACCGACCGGCTCTGGCACCTCGACACGTTCGGGGTGCGCGCGCTGCAGATCTACGACCTGCAGGCGCGCCGCTTCCACGACGTCGCGCTCCCCGCGGGGACGTTCGTCAGCGACTGGACCTGGTCGCCGGACGGCGCGCGCGTGGCGTTCCTCGCGCACCGCCCCACCGGCACCGAGGTGTGGACCGCCGACGCGGCGACCGGCCGCGCGCAGCGCGTCAGCGACGCGCGCGTCCTCGCCACGCTCGGCACCTCGTCGCACGTCGACATCTCGCCCGAGGTCGAGCAGCGCCCGTCGCGCATGCTGCAGTGGACGCCCGAGGGGACGCTGCTGACGCTCGTCGTCCCCGCCGACCGCGGCGCGGAGCCGACGCAGGGGCGCGTGCCCGAGGGGCCGCGCGTGCGCCTGTCGCGTCCGACCGCCACGCCGACGCGCACCTTCTCAAACCTGCTCGGCGACACGCACGACGCGGCGCTGTTCGAGCGCTACACGCGCGCGCAGCTCGTGGAGCTGGCGCCGGGCCGCGCGCCGCGCCGGCTGGGCGAGCCGCGCATGTACGAGTCGATCGCGCTCAGCGCGGATGGGAAGCACGTGCTCGCGCGCTGGGTCGAGCGGCCGTTCTCCTTCCTCACGAGCTGGCGCGGCTTCCCCGGGAAGACGGCGGTGCTCGACCGCGCGGGCGCGGTGGTGGCGACGCTGGAGAAGCGTGCGCTGCGCGAGGGGAGCAGCGACGGGCCGGGCGGCGGTGGACAGGGCGGCGGTGGGCTGCGCGGGCTCGCGTGGCATCCGGCGGGCGCGGGGCTCGTGTACCTCAAGCGCGTGACGGGCGGCGGCGACCAGGTCGTGCTGCTGCGCGCGCCGTTCGACACCGCGAAGGGCACCGTGCTCGCCGCGAGCGAGGACCCGATCGCCGAGGTGCGCCTGGACAGCGCGGGGCGCCGCGTGTTCGGGACCGTGACGCGCACCGGGCGCCGCGCGCTCGCGTACTGGGATCGCACGCGCGGGGACTCGGGCGCGGCGCCGGCGCGCCGCATCATCGTCGGCTTCGCGCATCCGGACAGCATCCTCACCGCGCCGGGCGACCTGTGGACCGAGCGCACGCCGAACGGCATCGCGTACGCGCTCGTGTCGGCGGCGGGCGAGCCGTACCTGCAGGGCGACGGGCTGACGCGCGACTTCCGCCCGCGCCCGTTCGTGGACCGCGTGTCGCTCGCCGACACGACGCGCGCGCGCGTGTTCCAGGGAGCGGCGGACACGTGGGATCGGCCGCTCGTCGCGCTCGACGCGGACCTGAAGCGGATGATCGTCGCCCGCGAGGGGCGCGCGCTCTTCCCCGATTCGTATCTCTGGACGCCGGGCGGCGCGCTCGAGAACCTGACGCGCAACGCGAACCCGTTCCCCGAGCTGGCGAACGTGCGGCGCACGGACTTCACGTTCACGCGCCAGGACGGGCTGGAGATCCAGGGGAACATCGCGCTGCCGGTGGGCTACCGCGACGGGCAGAAGGTGCCGGCGATCTTCTGGACGTATCCACGCGAGTTCACGACGCCCGACGGCTACCGGCGCGCCGCGCTGCGCGCGCGCAACCGCAACGCCTTCCCGCACCTGACGTGGCTGCGCTGGTCGGAGCTCTGGCTGACGCAGGGCTACGCGCTGGTGTATCCCGACATCCCGATCGTCGGCGAGAACTACAACGACACCTACGTGTCGAGCATGGTGGACGCGATGTACGGCGCGATGCGCGCGGTGGAGCGCATGGGCACCGTCGACATGGACCGCGTCGGGCACGGGGGCCACAGCTACGGCGCGTTCGCGACCGCGAACCTGCTGGCGCACACGCCCTTCTTCAAGGCGGGCATCGCCGGTGACGGCGCGTACAACCGCTCGCTCACGCCGACGGGCTTCCAGGCGGAGCCGCGCAGCATCTGGGCGGCGTCGGAGACGTACCTGGAGATGTCGCCGTACTTCAAGGCCGACCAGATCCGCGCGCCGATCCTGCTGTATCACGGCGGCGACGACAACAACACGGGCACCTGGCCGCTGCAGTCCGAGCGCTTCATGCACGCGCTGACGAGCCTCGGCAAGACGGCGGCGCTGTACGTGTATCCGTACGAGTCGCACACGCCGCGGTCGATGGAGAACACGCTCGACCTGTGGGCGCGGTGGATCGACTGGTTCGACCGCTACGTGAAGAAGTCCGGCGGGCCGGCGACGACGGCGACGGCGGGCGGAGGAGACTGA
- a CDS encoding ATP-binding protein yields MPDDSLLERLAAHRTLAAVPREQLEWLARTGHLRVLEPGDILTASGPPVAGLYVVLDGHLSIRVDRGAGPRIVMEWHGGDVTGLLPYSRIKTPPGNVVAERRTEVFMVEPPDIARMIRECHELTAVMVHVMIDRARVFKSSELLDEKMASLGRLAAGLAHELNNPASAVARSAKTLVAELKRLEDATKAVCELDVSDTQYFSIAALRDDPATARRSRSPLEAADREDALADWLDDRGVAGVSDDTLAELARSGFGVADVQAVEASVGTGNVGTVLEHVAVGHTVRRLADEICSAASRIHALVDAVKGFTHMDQQATLKPVAIGRGLSDTITMLGAKARDRSVAVDLTIAPDLPPVDGYGGELNQVWVNLLDNAIDAAPGGHVHVTADVELGKVVVRVADDGHGIPAEVLARVFDPFFTTKEVGAGTGLGLDIARRIAHRHHGVIDVASGAQGTTFSVTLPTSTEQEPAQEQAS; encoded by the coding sequence ATGCCCGACGATTCGCTCCTCGAGCGCCTCGCGGCGCACCGCACCCTCGCGGCCGTGCCCCGCGAGCAGCTGGAGTGGCTGGCGCGCACCGGGCACCTGCGCGTCCTCGAGCCCGGCGACATCCTCACCGCCAGCGGGCCGCCGGTCGCCGGGCTCTACGTCGTCCTCGACGGCCACCTCTCCATCCGCGTCGACCGCGGCGCCGGCCCGCGCATCGTCATGGAGTGGCACGGCGGCGACGTCACCGGACTGCTGCCCTACTCGCGCATCAAGACGCCGCCCGGGAACGTCGTGGCCGAGCGGCGCACCGAGGTGTTCATGGTCGAGCCGCCGGACATCGCGCGCATGATCCGCGAGTGCCACGAGCTCACGGCCGTGATGGTCCACGTGATGATCGACCGCGCGCGCGTCTTCAAGTCGAGCGAGCTGCTCGACGAGAAGATGGCCTCGCTCGGCCGGCTCGCGGCGGGGCTCGCGCACGAGCTGAACAACCCCGCCTCCGCCGTCGCGCGCAGCGCCAAGACGCTGGTGGCCGAGCTGAAGCGACTCGAGGATGCGACCAAGGCCGTGTGCGAGCTCGACGTCTCGGACACGCAGTACTTCTCGATCGCCGCGCTGCGCGACGACCCTGCCACCGCGCGACGCAGCCGCTCGCCGCTGGAAGCCGCCGACCGCGAGGATGCCCTCGCCGACTGGCTCGACGACCGCGGCGTCGCCGGCGTCTCCGACGACACGCTCGCGGAGCTCGCCAGGTCGGGGTTCGGCGTCGCGGACGTGCAGGCCGTGGAGGCCAGCGTCGGCACCGGCAACGTCGGCACCGTGCTCGAGCACGTCGCGGTCGGCCACACGGTGCGCCGCCTCGCGGACGAGATCTGCAGCGCCGCGTCGCGCATCCATGCGCTCGTCGACGCGGTGAAGGGCTTCACGCACATGGACCAGCAGGCGACGCTGAAGCCGGTCGCCATCGGCCGCGGCCTCTCGGACACGATCACGATGCTCGGCGCCAAGGCGCGCGACCGGTCGGTGGCCGTGGACCTGACGATCGCGCCCGACCTGCCGCCGGTGGACGGCTACGGCGGCGAGCTCAATCAGGTGTGGGTCAACCTGCTCGACAACGCGATCGACGCCGCGCCGGGCGGCCACGTGCACGTCACCGCGGACGTGGAGCTGGGCAAGGTCGTCGTGCGCGTCGCCGACGACGGCCACGGCATCCCGGCCGAGGTGCTCGCGCGCGTCTTCGATCCGTTCTTCACCACCAAGGAGGTGGGCGCGGGCACGGGGCTCGGCCTCGACATCGCGCGCCGCATCGCGCACCGGCACCACGGCGTGATCGACGTCGCGTCGGGCGCGCAGGGCACGACGTTCAGCGTCACGCTGCCCACGTCGACGGAGCAGGAGCCGGCGCAGGAGCAGGCCTCGTGA
- a CDS encoding FAD-dependent oxidoreductase translates to MTTKPVILAVDDDREVLGAVERDLRRQYRQRHRIVAAASGAQALETARELKRRGAPVALFLVDQRMPDMTGTQLLGQLRALFPDTKRALLTAYADTSAAIAAINEVGVDHYLLKPWDPPEQCLYPVLDDLLADWTAHAVLPFDGLRVVGSRWSPQSFATRDFLSRNQVPYQWVDLDEDAQMRALVLEGRDATPPLPVVLLQDGRMLVAPSNAELAATVGLQTVARPFYDLVVVGGGPAGLACAVYGASEGLKVLLVEQNAPGGQAGTSSMIENYLGFPNGVTGADLARRAATQARRFGTEILVGHAVVGLRREDPYRIVELANGTEVACHALMLASGMAAVKELAVPGAERLVGAGVYYGAALSEAAMYRGQHVHVLGGANSAGQGALFFSRYAERVTMIVRKPTLSPQMSQYLVDRIAYTANIEVVGDSEITAVYGTDHLECLDLHNAETGETRTVPASALFVFIGVAPRTEAFRPLVATDDKGFILTGADAREAARGWGPAREPMMFETSVPGVFAAGDIRANANRRIAAAVGEGSAAIFSVHQYLRGV, encoded by the coding sequence GTGACGACCAAGCCCGTCATCCTCGCCGTCGACGACGACCGCGAGGTCCTCGGCGCCGTCGAGCGCGACCTGCGCCGGCAGTACCGCCAGCGCCACCGCATCGTCGCGGCCGCGTCGGGCGCGCAGGCGCTGGAGACCGCGCGCGAGCTGAAGCGCCGCGGCGCGCCGGTCGCGCTCTTCCTCGTCGACCAGCGCATGCCCGACATGACCGGCACGCAGCTGCTCGGCCAGCTGCGCGCGCTGTTTCCCGACACGAAGCGCGCGCTGCTGACGGCGTACGCGGACACGTCGGCCGCGATCGCGGCGATCAACGAGGTCGGCGTCGACCACTACCTGCTGAAGCCGTGGGACCCGCCGGAGCAGTGCCTGTATCCGGTGCTCGACGACCTGCTGGCCGACTGGACGGCGCACGCGGTGCTCCCGTTCGACGGGCTGCGCGTCGTCGGCTCGCGCTGGTCGCCGCAGAGCTTCGCCACGCGCGACTTCCTCTCGCGCAACCAGGTGCCGTACCAGTGGGTGGACCTGGACGAGGACGCGCAGATGCGCGCGCTCGTGCTGGAAGGGCGCGACGCGACGCCGCCGCTGCCGGTGGTGCTGCTCCAGGACGGCCGCATGCTCGTCGCGCCGAGCAACGCCGAGCTGGCGGCGACGGTCGGGCTGCAGACGGTGGCGCGTCCGTTCTACGACCTGGTGGTCGTCGGCGGCGGGCCGGCGGGGCTGGCGTGCGCGGTGTACGGCGCGTCGGAGGGGCTGAAGGTGCTGCTCGTGGAGCAGAACGCGCCCGGCGGCCAGGCCGGCACGAGCTCGATGATCGAGAACTACCTCGGCTTCCCGAACGGCGTGACGGGCGCCGACCTGGCGCGGCGCGCGGCGACGCAGGCGCGCCGCTTCGGGACGGAGATCCTCGTCGGCCACGCGGTCGTGGGGCTGCGCCGCGAGGACCCGTACCGCATCGTCGAGCTGGCGAACGGCACCGAGGTGGCGTGCCACGCGCTGATGCTGGCGTCGGGGATGGCGGCGGTGAAGGAGCTGGCGGTGCCCGGCGCCGAGCGGCTGGTGGGCGCGGGCGTGTACTACGGCGCGGCGCTGTCGGAGGCCGCGATGTACCGCGGCCAGCACGTCCACGTGCTCGGCGGCGCGAACTCGGCGGGGCAGGGCGCGCTGTTCTTCTCGCGCTACGCCGAGCGGGTGACGATGATCGTGCGCAAGCCGACGCTGTCGCCGCAGATGTCGCAGTACCTCGTGGACCGCATCGCGTACACGGCGAACATCGAGGTCGTGGGCGACTCGGAGATCACCGCGGTGTACGGCACCGACCATCTGGAGTGCCTGGATCTGCACAACGCGGAGACGGGCGAGACGCGCACGGTGCCGGCGAGCGCGCTGTTCGTGTTCATCGGCGTGGCACCGCGCACGGAGGCGTTCCGGCCGCTGGTGGCGACGGACGACAAGGGCTTCATCCTCACGGGCGCGGACGCACGCGAGGCGGCGCGCGGGTGGGGCCCGGCGCGCGAGCCGATGATGTTCGAGACGAGCGTGCCGGGCGTCTTCGCGGCGGGCGACATCCGCGCCAACGCCAACCGCCGCATCGCGGCCGCGGTGGGCGAGGGCTCGGCGGCGATCTTCTCGGTGCACCAGTACCTGCGCGGCGTGTGA
- a CDS encoding sugar ABC transporter substrate-binding protein, whose protein sequence is MRALHALLLIALAASLAAGCAREQSSQPIIGLITKTETNPFFVKMREGAEAAAKARGARLLSGAGRNDGDNAGQVTAMENMIAAGARVILITVSDAKAIVPAIAKARRDGILVIALDSPTDPVTAVDALFATDNYRAGTLIGQYARAALAGKPARIATLDLLPGHPVGAQRHNGFLAGFGLAAPDAGSTTLGTAQEVVCSVDTYGDQTRGQTAMENCLQRDPGINVVYTVNEPSAAGAHKALVAAGREKDVIVVSVDGGCQGVRDVGAGHIAATAQQYPLRMAELGVEAGVDFVKSGKKPSGYTDTGVALVAARPVSGVESLGVDVGLQRCFGDR, encoded by the coding sequence ATGCGCGCCCTGCACGCCCTCCTGCTCATCGCCCTCGCCGCCTCGCTGGCCGCCGGCTGCGCGCGCGAGCAGTCCTCGCAGCCCATCATCGGCCTGATCACGAAGACCGAGACCAACCCCTTCTTCGTGAAGATGCGCGAGGGCGCGGAGGCCGCGGCGAAGGCGCGCGGCGCCCGGCTCCTCTCCGGCGCCGGCCGCAACGACGGCGACAACGCCGGCCAGGTGACCGCGATGGAGAACATGATCGCCGCCGGCGCGCGCGTCATCCTCATCACCGTCAGCGACGCGAAGGCCATCGTCCCCGCGATCGCGAAGGCGCGCCGCGACGGCATCCTCGTCATCGCGCTCGACAGCCCCACCGATCCCGTCACCGCCGTCGACGCGCTGTTCGCCACCGACAACTACCGCGCGGGGACGCTCATCGGGCAGTACGCACGCGCGGCGCTGGCCGGGAAGCCCGCGCGCATCGCGACGCTCGACCTGCTGCCCGGCCATCCCGTCGGCGCGCAGCGGCACAACGGCTTCCTCGCGGGCTTCGGCCTCGCGGCACCCGACGCCGGCAGCACGACGCTCGGCACCGCGCAGGAGGTCGTGTGCAGCGTCGACACGTACGGCGACCAGACGCGCGGCCAGACGGCGATGGAGAACTGCCTCCAGCGCGACCCCGGCATCAACGTCGTCTACACCGTCAACGAGCCGTCCGCCGCCGGCGCGCACAAGGCGCTCGTCGCGGCGGGGCGCGAGAAGGACGTGATCGTCGTCTCGGTGGACGGCGGCTGCCAGGGGGTGCGCGACGTCGGCGCGGGACACATCGCGGCCACCGCGCAGCAGTACCCGCTGCGCATGGCGGAGCTGGGCGTCGAGGCGGGCGTCGACTTCGTGAAGAGCGGGAAGAAGCCCAGTGGCTACACCGACACCGGCGTCGCGCTCGTGGCGGCGCGGCCGGTGAGCGGCGTGGAGAGCCTCGGCGTCGACGTCGGCCTGCAGCGGTGCTTCGGCGACCGCTAG
- a CDS encoding ABC transporter permease, whose protein sequence is MLRRPLGVAPARALSSIGPLLALLAACAFFAARSDRFLTGGNLSLVLQQVMVVGVLAIGQTLVILTAGVDLACGAIMALGGIVMTTLAARLGVPVPLAIAAGMGVTTLFGVAHGLLITSLRLPPFIVTLGTLNIAFALTQLHSRGQTVTGIPAALGALGDTFQLGGTRIVYGAVLMLVLYGVAWFGLRETAAGRHVHAVGGAPEAARLAGIHTRALLIGVYALAGLLYGVAALLSVARTGVGDPNAGQTDNLDAITAVVLGGTSLFGGRGSVLGSLVGALIVGVFRNGLTLMGVSSVYQILVTGVLVILAVATDQLTREGRR, encoded by the coding sequence GTGCTTCGGCGACCGCTAGGCGTCGCGCCCGCGCGCGCGCTGTCGTCCATCGGCCCGCTGCTCGCGCTGCTCGCGGCCTGCGCCTTCTTCGCCGCGCGGAGCGACCGCTTCCTCACCGGCGGCAACCTCTCGCTCGTGCTGCAGCAGGTGATGGTGGTGGGCGTGCTGGCCATCGGGCAGACGCTCGTCATCCTCACCGCCGGCGTCGACCTCGCGTGCGGCGCGATCATGGCGCTCGGCGGCATCGTCATGACGACGCTCGCGGCGCGCCTGGGCGTGCCGGTGCCGCTCGCGATCGCGGCGGGGATGGGCGTCACGACGCTGTTCGGCGTCGCGCACGGCCTGCTGATCACGAGCCTGCGCCTGCCGCCGTTCATCGTCACGCTCGGCACGCTCAACATCGCGTTCGCGCTGACGCAGCTCCACTCGCGCGGCCAGACGGTGACGGGCATCCCCGCGGCGCTGGGCGCGCTCGGCGACACCTTCCAGCTCGGCGGCACGCGCATCGTGTACGGCGCGGTGCTGATGCTCGTGCTGTATGGCGTCGCGTGGTTCGGGCTGCGCGAGACGGCCGCGGGCCGCCACGTGCACGCGGTCGGCGGCGCGCCCGAGGCGGCGCGGTTGGCGGGGATCCACACACGCGCGCTGCTGATCGGCGTCTACGCGCTGGCGGGGCTGCTGTACGGCGTGGCCGCGCTGCTGTCGGTGGCGCGCACGGGCGTCGGTGACCCGAACGCTGGCCAGACCGACAACCTCGACGCGATCACCGCGGTGGTCCTCGGCGGCACGAGCCTGTTCGGCGGGCGCGGCTCGGTGCTCGGCTCCCTCGTGGGGGCGCTGATCGTCGGCGTCTTCCGCAACGGGCTGACGCTGATGGGCGTGTCGTCGGTCTACCAGATCCTCGTCACGGGCGTGCTGGTGATCCTCGCGGTGGCGACGGACCAGCTGACGCGCGAGGGCAGACGATGA
- a CDS encoding ATP-binding cassette domain-containing protein encodes MSGSIVLEARGLVKRYGHVTALDGADFALRAGEVLAVVGDNGAGKSSLIRALSGALLPDAGEIFIDGRAVRFRGPMDARRAGIETVYQDLAVAPQLSIAENLFLGREPRRAGFAGRVLRMIDRRRMHAEAAAHLRALRIDVGATTQAVETLSGGQRQGVAVARGAAFARHVVIMDEPTAALGVKESGMVLDLIRRIRERGLPVVLISHDMPHVFEIADRIHIARLGRRAAVVDPARIGMRDVVAVMTGALRPEELTSDVLA; translated from the coding sequence ATGAGCGGGTCGATCGTGCTCGAGGCGCGCGGCCTGGTGAAGCGCTACGGCCACGTGACCGCGCTCGACGGCGCGGACTTCGCGCTGCGCGCGGGCGAGGTGCTGGCGGTCGTCGGCGACAACGGCGCGGGGAAGTCGTCGCTGATCCGCGCGCTCTCGGGCGCGCTGCTCCCGGACGCGGGCGAGATCTTCATCGATGGACGCGCGGTGCGCTTCCGCGGCCCGATGGACGCGCGCCGCGCGGGCATCGAGACGGTCTACCAGGACCTCGCGGTCGCGCCGCAGCTGTCGATCGCGGAGAACCTCTTCCTGGGCCGCGAGCCGCGGCGCGCGGGCTTCGCGGGGCGCGTGCTGCGGATGATCGACCGGCGCCGCATGCACGCGGAGGCGGCGGCGCACCTGCGCGCGCTGCGCATCGACGTGGGCGCGACGACGCAGGCGGTGGAGACGCTCTCGGGCGGCCAGCGGCAGGGCGTGGCGGTGGCCCGCGGGGCGGCGTTCGCGCGGCACGTGGTGATCATGGACGAGCCGACCGCCGCCCTGGGTGTGAAGGAGAGCGGGATGGTGCTCGACCTGATCCGCCGCATCCGCGAGCGCGGGCTGCCGGTGGTGCTGATCTCGCACGACATGCCGCACGTGTTCGAGATCGCGGACCGGATCCACATCGCGCGCCTCGGCCGCCGCGCCGCGGTGGTCGATCCGGCGCGGATCGGCATGCGCGACGTCGTGGCCGTGATGACCGGCGCGCTGCGACCGGAGGAGCTGACTTCGGACGTTCTCGCCTGA